From Mya arenaria isolate MELC-2E11 chromosome 12, ASM2691426v1, the proteins below share one genomic window:
- the LOC128210886 gene encoding lim and transglutaminase domain protein ltd-1-like, whose amino-acid sequence MGCGGSTPPPPLLAPPPPHREPTPLPPDKAEVIIDTAVDEHELSSTEETYPDVIPPPSSEATDVKIKGNDRWFEDDDFNKASDDADLFNVEEGRDDISVTSLGWEVGGRTKKDKHSTKAKPTLKFNEVDDHARKASDRLMDSFRELTAYLKRSGSQDRFNEIMLARAIVVWMSTQRMDTPCVGDIESPRGVMQLVKERRMTYTTCYALLCRFLMLINNLELTLQCAIINGLVKAARYEPGNTKLPTTNWTAVYCGDFGWQIVHPFWICRALFGNNIGGWTKVEADGKLMRQKEKAFGGIVRNTFQDRYFMPKPSEFLYEAFPFQKDWQMVKPEAHLKTKEEFYKYPYLLPPFHGQALNLESEQSCILETVNGFSRIQLKAKTTNAHMLNLQYELFKKDEHDDSDDSKNVLARMVFNSRANEHFIFDVRFPRTGTYKLVIYGGPYKSTALRLCEVLIKCKQTMKDFDLLPLSCEHFGYGPGPVSMEAGLMMPTKPNGLIPVNTNDKKLSTEIKFQIRDDFVKHEQYSASIHGGEVGGRRASKIDGSDFVKGVNDESVSEKKHVSVKITTENQLVITVRLPREGEFGVTIHKAASVSGEQQEKAICNYLVSTLQYHGTFYKVW is encoded by the exons CATGAGTTATCTTCAACTGAAGAAACTTACCCGGATGTGATTCCACCGCCCTCTAGTGAAGCTACAGACGTCAAAATTAAAGGCAACGACCGTTGGTTCGAGGATGACGACTTCAATAAAGCGAGCGACGACGCCGATCTTTTTAACGTGGAGGAAGGGCGTGATGATATCAGTGTGACGTCATTAGGTTGGGAGGTTGGTGGAAGAACCAAGAAAGATAAACATTCCACTAAAGCTAAACCAACTTTAAAGTTTAATGAAGTGGATGACCATGCAAGAAAG GCAAGTGACAGACTCATGGATTCCTTTCGAGAACTTACTGCCTACCTGAAACGTTCAGGGTCCCAGGATCGGTTCAATGAAATAATGCTGGCTCGTGCTATTGTTGTATGGATGAGCACTCAGCGGATGGACACACCCTGTGTTGGAGATATAGAGAGTCCTCGAGGTGTGATGCAGCTGGTGAAAGAACGCCGGATGACGTACACAACGTGCTATGCTCTTCTATGCAGGTTCT taatgttaataaataatctGGAATTGACACTCCAATGTGCCATTATAAATGGTCTAGTAAAAGCAGCGCGGTACGAACCAGGAAATACAAAACTTCCGACAACGAACTGGACAGCCGTATATTGCGGCGATTTCGGTTGGCAAATTGTGCACCCATTTTGGATTTGTCGAGCGTTGTTTGGGAATAATATCGGTGGCTGGACGAAGGTTGAAGCTGATGGGAAATTAATGAGACAAAAAGAGAAAGCTTTCG GGGGAATTGTCCGAAATACGTTCCAGGACCGGTACTTTATGCCAAAACCGTCGGAATTCCTCTACGAAGCATTTCCCTTCCAAAAGGACTGGCAAATGGTTAAACCAGAAGCTCACCTTAAGACCAAGGAAGAGTTCTACAAGTATCCGTACCTCCTCCCGCCCTTTCACGGCCAAGCTCTCAATCTGGAGAGTGAACAGTCTTGCATTTTAGAAACTGTTAATGGATTCTCCCGCATTCAACTGAAAGCCAAAACGACGAACGCACATATGCTTAATCTTCAATACGAGCTGTTCAAGAAAGATGAACATGACGATTCAGACGATTCAAAAAACGTTCTGGCACGGATGGTCTTTAACTCAAGAGCGaacgaacattttatatttgatgtACGGTTTCCGAGAACGGGAACATACAAACTTGTTATTTACGGCGGACCATATAAGTCGACAGCGCTACGGCTCTGTGAAGTTTTGATTAAATGTAAACAGACGATGAAAGATTTTGATCTACTGCCTCTTAGCTGTGAACATTTTGGTTATGGACCAGGCCCAGTATCGATGGAAGCAGGCCTTATGATGCCAACCAAACCGAACGGACTAATTCCCGTCAACACGAATGACAAGAAGCTTTCAACGGAAATCAAGTTTCAAATCAGAGATGATTTTGTTAAACACGAGCAG TATTCTGCATCTATACACGGCGGTGAGGTTGGCGGGCGACGAGCGTCGAAGATCGATGGTAGCGACTTTGTGAAAGGGGTCAATGATGAAAGTGTTTCAGAGAAGAAACACGTCTCAGTTAAAATTACCACTGAGAATCAG TTGGTGATAACGGTTCGCCTCCCGCGAGAGGGTGAATTTGGCGTAACCATCCACAAGGCGGCAAGTGTTTCCGGTGAGCAGCAAGAGAAGGCCATCTGCAACTACCTGGTCTCCACGCTGCAATATCATGGTACATTTTACAAGGTCTGGTGA